A single region of the Nicotiana sylvestris chromosome 6, ASM39365v2, whole genome shotgun sequence genome encodes:
- the LOC104218970 gene encoding myb-related protein 330-like, which produces MGRSPCCEKAHTNKGAWTKEEDQRLINYIRSHGEGCWRSLPTAAGLQRCGKSCRLRWINYLRPDLKRGNFTEEEDELIIKLHSLLGNKWSVIAGRLPGRTDNEIKNYWNTHIKRKLISRGIDPQSHRPLNAAATSTTVAAVTTAISTTTTQHICMDFKNDNVDQKPNIINQSNNTTDSSYDETKCNSGTTTEETKPLEIPQKSSQQLMINLELSIGLPLHTKTTDHISSAESTASYNFLAAVAPPQTAAAPVTAAAEMVAKTVCLCWQIGFQGGGQSCGKCKTATGFYRYC; this is translated from the exons ATGGGACGTTCACCTTGTTGTGAAAAAGCTCATACAAATAAAGGAGCATGGACTAAAGAAGAAGACCAACGTCTCATCAATTACATCCGTTCTCATGGTGAAGGTTGCTGGCGTTCTCTCCCTACAGCTGCAG gattgCAAAGATGTGGAAAGAGCTGTAGACTGAGATGGATAAATTACCTAAGGCCTGATCTCAAAAGAGGGAATTttactgaagaagaagatgaattgATCATCAAACTCCATAGTTTACTTGGAAACAA ATGGTCTGTTATAGCCGGAAGATTACCCGGAAGAACTGATAATGAAATCAAAAACTATTGGAATACACACATTAAGAGGAAACTCATCAGCCGTGGCATTGATCCTCAAAGTCACCGTCCACTCAACGCTGCCGCCACCTCCACCACCGTCGCCGCCGTTACCACCGCCATCTCTACCACCACAACCCAACACATTTGCATGGACTTCAAAAACGACAACGTTGACCAAAAACCCAATATTATAAACCAGAGCAATAATACCACAGATTCATCATATGATGAAACAAAATGCAACAGTGGTACTACTACTGAAGAAACAAAGCCACTAGAAATTCCACAGAAAAGTTCACAGCAACTGATGATAAATCTTGAACTTTCAATAGGGTTGCCATTACATACTAAGACGACTGACCATATTTCTTCAGCTGAGTCAACGGCATCATACAACTTCTTGGCGGCGGTAGCACCACCGCAGACGGCTGCAGCACCGGTGACGGCCGCGGCGGAGATGGTGGCCAAAACAGTTTGTTTGTGTTGGCAAATAGGATTTCAAGGTGGTGGTCAGTCTTGTGGTAAATGTAAAACCGCAACTGGATTTTACAGATATTGCTGA